From a region of the Synechococcus sp. PCC 7502 genome:
- a CDS encoding NUDIX domain-containing protein produces MIYTYKFPKPSLTVDCVVFGLDDQDLKVMLIQRGVPPFEGQWALPGGFVALDECLEAAALRELQEETGITQVFLEQLYTFGAVGRDPRDRVITVAYYALINLSEHQIQATTDAKAAAWFSVANPPPLAFDHEQILSVALNRLKGKVRYEPIGFELLPTKFTLTQLQKLYETILGQNLDKRNFRKKILSMDLLIPLDEMEKDVKHRAARLYQFDEQKYLDLRQKGFNFEI; encoded by the coding sequence ATGATCTATACCTACAAATTCCCAAAACCTTCACTCACAGTTGATTGTGTCGTCTTCGGCTTAGATGACCAAGACCTAAAAGTGATGCTGATCCAGCGAGGAGTTCCACCCTTTGAGGGGCAATGGGCTTTACCGGGAGGATTTGTAGCTTTAGATGAATGCTTGGAAGCAGCAGCCTTAAGGGAATTACAAGAAGAAACGGGAATTACTCAAGTATTTTTAGAGCAGCTTTATACCTTTGGGGCGGTGGGGCGAGACCCGCGCGATCGCGTGATTACAGTTGCTTACTATGCCTTAATTAATTTAAGTGAACATCAAATTCAAGCAACTACAGATGCCAAAGCTGCAGCATGGTTTTCCGTAGCTAATCCTCCACCTTTAGCCTTTGATCACGAGCAAATTCTGTCGGTAGCTTTGAATAGACTTAAGGGTAAAGTTCGATATGAGCCAATTGGGTTTGAGCTTTTACCAACTAAATTTACGCTCACACAATTGCAAAAGCTTTATGAAACAATCTTGGGACAAAATCTGGATAAACGTAATTTTCGTAAAAAAATTCTGAGTATGGATTTACTTATTCCCTTAGATGAAATGGAAAAGGATGTAAAACACCGTGCGGCTCGACTCTATCAATTTGATGAACAAAAGTATTTGGACTTGAGGCAAAAGGGATTTAATTTTGAAATTTAG
- a CDS encoding protein phosphatase 2C domain-containing protein, with translation MLEKLEIAGGSITGRNHTVVGKNNQDAYFSISNDQFAIAVVCDGCGSGKDSEVGAKIGVRLVVEEVADQLQIQPQLNQEFWEQVKLNVLEQLQGIAKLLSGNCSEFISQIINDYLLFTIVGVVITPIETVTFSIGDGIVFVNGEVSYAGKFPDNAPPYLAYGLYHADLIDFHIHDRLPTGEVKSILIGTDGVADLIAAEFSHLPKKAECVGSISQFWQDDRYFSNPDQIRRRLSQVNYEFIKPNWSNRTLTKETGLLPDDTTLIVIRKKSS, from the coding sequence ATGTTAGAAAAGTTGGAAATAGCAGGAGGATCAATTACAGGTAGAAACCATACCGTGGTTGGTAAAAATAACCAAGATGCTTATTTCAGCATTAGTAATGACCAGTTTGCGATCGCTGTAGTGTGTGATGGCTGCGGGAGTGGAAAAGATAGCGAAGTTGGCGCAAAAATTGGCGTGCGTTTGGTCGTAGAGGAGGTCGCTGACCAATTACAAATTCAGCCTCAGCTTAATCAAGAATTCTGGGAACAGGTAAAGCTCAATGTATTAGAGCAACTGCAAGGAATTGCTAAATTACTCAGTGGGAATTGTTCTGAATTCATATCCCAAATTATTAATGACTATCTCTTATTTACGATTGTGGGCGTGGTAATTACCCCGATAGAAACTGTAACTTTCTCCATTGGGGATGGCATAGTTTTCGTAAACGGGGAAGTTAGTTATGCTGGAAAATTTCCAGATAATGCTCCGCCCTATCTCGCCTATGGTTTATACCATGCCGATTTGATCGATTTTCACATTCACGATCGCTTACCCACAGGTGAAGTTAAATCCATTCTGATCGGAACTGATGGAGTAGCAGATTTAATAGCAGCGGAATTCAGTCATCTTCCGAAAAAAGCAGAATGTGTGGGATCAATTTCTCAATTTTGGCAAGATGATCGATACTTCTCCAATCCTGATCAGATTCGGCGCAGGTTATCTCAAGTTAACTATGAGTTCATTAAACCTAACTGGAGTAATCGCACACTCACAAAGGAAACAGGGCTTTTACCAGATGATACGACTCTGATTGTAATTCGGAAGAAATCTTCTTAG
- a CDS encoding SIR2 family protein, with protein MIDPMISLAFSIHSNKGVYALLLGSGVSRSAGIPTGWEVVLDLIKKLAVLDNQICDDPAAWYREKFDKEPDYSELLENLAKTPSERSKLLRGYFEPTEEEREEGKKLPTLAHKSIAELVSSGHIKVILTTNFDHLMEDALRAIGIEPTVISTIDAIDGAFPLIHTPCTVIKVNGDYLDSRIRNTPDELAQYDDRLNRLLDRVFDDFGLIVCGWSADYDIALRAAIERCPNRRFTNYWSVRSELREDAKRLINFRKAEVINNYDADSFFQELAEKVSALSEFDKPHPLSAKVAVATLKKYIPEDRYIIRLHDLVQEETEKLHSSLSPDNFPLGIEFGKDEFIKRVKHYESLVEIPLALMAIGCYWGNEKHESIWAKCLERIANPLSYISYSSYCLEWKNLSYYPSLLLFYAGGIAAIAAGRFRNLNILMTQQTNRSVKPLALYLNTYSVINRDTWNQIYGTNFYTPISDHLYDLLRATFQELLPEDSYYQKYFDCFEYLLALTYADLSIKANNSCDWVPMGSFMWRGGIDKEIEMEVKESNSNWAPLKAGMFEGSMQRFQSAKAICDRIIPKSPFI; from the coding sequence ATGATTGATCCTATGATTTCTCTCGCTTTTTCGATACACAGTAATAAAGGAGTCTATGCCCTTTTATTAGGTTCAGGGGTTTCTCGATCTGCGGGAATACCAACTGGTTGGGAGGTAGTTTTAGATCTCATTAAAAAGCTGGCAGTTCTTGATAATCAAATCTGTGATGATCCTGCGGCTTGGTACAGAGAAAAATTTGACAAGGAGCCTGATTATTCTGAATTGCTGGAGAATCTTGCTAAAACCCCATCTGAGAGGAGCAAACTTCTTAGAGGATATTTTGAGCCTACTGAGGAAGAGCGAGAAGAAGGAAAGAAATTACCGACACTTGCACATAAATCAATAGCCGAGCTGGTTTCTAGTGGTCATATTAAAGTAATTCTAACTACCAACTTCGATCATCTTATGGAAGATGCTTTGAGGGCTATTGGTATTGAACCCACTGTAATCAGTACCATTGATGCAATTGATGGAGCATTTCCCCTTATTCATACACCATGTACAGTGATTAAGGTGAATGGCGATTACTTAGATAGTCGAATTAGAAATACTCCAGATGAATTAGCACAGTATGATGATCGCCTAAATAGGCTACTAGATAGAGTATTTGATGATTTTGGACTAATCGTCTGTGGATGGTCGGCTGATTATGATATTGCTTTAAGAGCAGCGATCGAAAGATGCCCAAATCGAAGGTTTACAAACTATTGGTCGGTTAGGAGTGAATTGCGAGAAGATGCCAAGCGATTAATTAATTTCAGAAAAGCTGAAGTAATTAACAATTATGATGCAGATTCTTTCTTTCAAGAACTTGCAGAAAAGGTTTCCGCTTTAAGTGAATTTGATAAACCGCACCCTCTATCAGCTAAAGTTGCTGTTGCTACCTTAAAAAAATATATTCCTGAAGATCGTTATATAATTCGCCTTCATGACTTAGTTCAAGAAGAAACGGAGAAACTTCATAGTTCTCTATCTCCTGACAATTTTCCTTTAGGGATTGAATTCGGTAAAGATGAATTTATTAAAAGAGTTAAACATTATGAATCTCTAGTTGAAATTCCTTTAGCATTGATGGCAATAGGATGCTACTGGGGTAACGAAAAGCATGAATCAATTTGGGCAAAATGTCTCGAAAGAATTGCTAATCCACTATCATATATCTCCTATAGTTCGTATTGTCTAGAATGGAAGAATTTGAGCTACTACCCCTCACTTTTACTGTTTTATGCTGGAGGTATAGCTGCGATCGCTGCTGGAAGATTTAGAAACTTGAACATTCTTATGACTCAACAGACTAATAGAAGTGTAAAACCCTTGGCATTATATCTAAATACCTATTCAGTTATAAATAGGGATACTTGGAACCAGATTTATGGAACAAATTTTTATACACCTATAAGTGATCACCTCTATGATCTACTTCGAGCCACTTTTCAAGAATTACTTCCCGAAGATAGCTACTATCAAAAATACTTTGATTGTTTTGAGTATCTATTAGCACTGACCTATGCTGATCTCTCGATAAAGGCAAATAACTCTTGCGATTGGGTTCCAATGGGAAGTTTTATGTGGCGAGGCGGTATAGATAAAGAGATTGAAATGGAAGTTAAAGAGTCTAACTCAAATTGGGCACCCCTTAAAGCTGGAATGTTTGAAGGTTCAATGCAACGTTTTCAGTCTGCAAAAGCTATTTGTGATCGGATTATACCTAAATCGCCGTTCATATAA
- a CDS encoding ADP-ribosylglycohydrolase family protein codes for MLGAIAGDIIGSVYELWNIKTKDFPLFKFGSHFSDDSALTVAIADSILHGQSYQQNLRRYFRRYPLAGFGKNFTLWALSPMPKPYNSWGNGSAMRVSPVGFAFNDLDTVLQEAKRTAEVTHNHPEGIKGAQATASAIFLGRTGKTKAEIKSYIENTFGYNLSRSLAQIRPNYKFDVSCQGTVPQAIIAFLESTDFEDAIRNAVSLGGDSDTLTCITGGIAEAFYGGVPEAIAKQTLNHLDQNLRSVTERFRAKFPL; via the coding sequence ATGTTAGGAGCGATCGCAGGTGACATTATCGGTTCGGTATATGAATTATGGAATATCAAAACTAAAGATTTTCCACTCTTTAAATTCGGCTCCCACTTTAGTGATGATTCTGCTCTGACTGTGGCGATCGCTGATAGTATCTTGCATGGACAAAGCTATCAACAAAACCTAAGAAGATATTTTCGCCGCTATCCACTCGCAGGATTTGGTAAAAACTTTACCCTATGGGCTTTATCACCCATGCCAAAACCCTATAATAGTTGGGGTAATGGTTCCGCTATGAGAGTTAGTCCTGTGGGATTTGCTTTTAATGACTTAGATACGGTTTTACAAGAAGCAAAGCGAACTGCTGAAGTTACCCACAATCATCCTGAAGGCATTAAGGGGGCGCAAGCAACAGCCTCAGCAATATTTCTAGGCAGAACTGGAAAAACCAAAGCTGAAATCAAATCATATATCGAGAATACCTTTGGATATAATTTATCGCGATCGCTAGCTCAAATTCGTCCAAATTATAAGTTTGATGTTTCTTGTCAAGGCACAGTTCCGCAGGCAATTATCGCCTTTTTAGAATCCACTGATTTTGAAGATGCCATTCGTAATGCGGTTTCCCTCGGTGGAGATAGTGACACACTTACTTGTATTACAGGTGGAATCGCTGAAGCTTTTTATGGAGGGGTTCCCGAAGCGATCGCTAAGCAAACCCTTAATCATCTTGATCAAAACCTGCGATCGGTAACAGAAAGGTTTAGAGCTAAGTTCCCACTTTGA
- a CDS encoding TrlF family AAA-like ATPase — translation MSGNPRGSLWNKWDLHVHTPLSIVQNYGGDDDATWEQFFTDIERLPEEFKVIGVNDYIFIDGHKRVLRAHENGRMANIKLFLPVIELRLDKFGQSGGKLSCVNYHIIFSNEVKLEDIQENFLNRLSKRYAPSISSECEVFAKRESLIDFGKKMYEATPDRKKANEDEKGQSPEKSDKELLEIGFNNFHLSIETISNGLKSLCFESKFLTAVGKAEWEDIRWGEYGQGAAEKKTIINNVHFVFTSAKTIDAAIRSKKSLFEEKVNDLLFDCSDAHYFSDHPTDPIKKVHNRIGKCFTWIKADLTFAGLKMALKEAEERCYLGEKPDIISRVKSNKTKYIKSISIQKIDKSSIGESWFDNVSIPFNHGLITIIGNKGNGKSALTDIIALLSNHSSGFSFLTKDKFRNPKDNKAKHFEASLTWEDGNTTLLLNLNDSFPNNSATKVKYIPQDFFETVCNETNVSIQSQFGKELKDVIFSHVPYDERNNCDSLDDLISYRTNEISKNLDDLRAELKAINRDIVNLEKFISDEYRQNINNKLSEKQSELESRRQNQPSEKSKPQTNNDLQSEIEKLQKEIDFLAASIKQSEIQLTKQKNLKVQIDKAFLKLDKFERDYKNLEDEWEKDCILIELKIHDIIKLEIDKKKLETKKELCLKTIEDITQELKVKQRQKLDYEENIKLKKETLNEPEKNYQASLAQFQEWQNKEKVLIGSCDESESVEYYQGLLDKAQNIFPSQLQDEKNKRLEKSKEIFCFIEKLVNLYKELYKPVQDFIDSNDLLKQEYRLTFEVSIIINKFHDKFFEYINQSVKGTFRGSSEGHTKLSSIIESSKFDQEDDVKTFLTEIIHRLEFEDRHTDKPVKIEKQLKTTKNLEDLYNFLFALEYLEPTYSLKLSGKEIKQLSPGERGALLLIFYLLVDKSNIPIIIDQPEHNLDGESVYRLLLPCVREAKTRRQVFMVTHNPNLAVVCDAEQVIHSDIDKKNGNLVTYTSGSLENPDINQKVINVLEGTLPAFKNRESKYRI, via the coding sequence ATGTCAGGCAATCCACGCGGTTCACTCTGGAATAAATGGGATCTTCATGTTCATACTCCTTTATCCATTGTTCAAAACTATGGCGGAGATGATGACGCAACTTGGGAACAATTCTTTACTGATATAGAGCGGTTGCCTGAAGAGTTTAAGGTTATTGGGGTAAACGATTATATATTTATTGATGGACACAAAAGGGTTTTACGGGCTCATGAAAATGGAAGAATGGCAAATATTAAATTGTTTTTGCCTGTTATTGAGCTTCGATTAGATAAATTTGGTCAAAGTGGAGGAAAGTTAAGCTGTGTAAATTACCATATTATTTTCTCTAACGAGGTGAAATTAGAGGATATTCAAGAAAATTTTCTGAATAGACTCTCTAAAAGGTATGCCCCATCTATATCTTCTGAATGTGAAGTCTTTGCTAAAAGGGAAAGTCTTATAGATTTTGGCAAGAAAATGTATGAGGCTACTCCAGATAGGAAAAAAGCCAATGAAGACGAGAAGGGTCAATCTCCTGAAAAGAGCGACAAAGAACTATTAGAGATTGGCTTCAATAACTTTCATCTTAGTATAGAAACAATTTCAAATGGCTTAAAATCATTATGTTTTGAGTCTAAGTTTTTAACCGCAGTGGGGAAAGCTGAATGGGAAGACATTCGATGGGGTGAATACGGACAAGGTGCTGCAGAGAAAAAAACTATCATAAATAATGTTCATTTTGTGTTTACATCTGCAAAAACAATAGATGCTGCAATTAGATCAAAAAAATCATTGTTTGAAGAAAAGGTTAATGATTTATTGTTTGATTGCAGTGACGCTCACTATTTTTCTGATCACCCCACAGACCCCATAAAAAAAGTACACAATCGAATTGGCAAATGCTTTACGTGGATTAAAGCTGATTTGACTTTTGCAGGTTTAAAGATGGCTTTAAAGGAAGCAGAAGAAAGGTGCTATCTAGGGGAAAAACCAGACATCATTAGTCGAGTAAAGTCCAATAAAACAAAGTATATAAAATCAATATCTATTCAGAAAATTGATAAATCAAGTATAGGAGAGTCTTGGTTTGACAATGTTTCTATTCCATTTAATCACGGACTTATTACAATTATAGGCAATAAGGGCAATGGCAAAAGTGCTTTAACAGATATAATTGCATTACTCTCTAATCACTCTAGTGGATTTAGTTTTCTTACTAAAGATAAATTTCGCAATCCTAAAGACAATAAAGCAAAACATTTTGAAGCTAGTTTAACTTGGGAAGATGGAAATACAACACTTTTACTAAACCTGAATGACTCATTTCCAAATAATTCTGCCACTAAAGTAAAATATATTCCGCAAGATTTTTTTGAGACAGTTTGTAACGAAACAAATGTCTCCATCCAAAGTCAATTTGGAAAAGAGCTAAAGGATGTAATTTTTTCTCATGTTCCCTATGACGAGAGAAATAATTGTGATTCTTTGGATGACTTGATTAGTTATCGTACAAATGAAATTAGTAAAAACCTTGATGATTTACGAGCAGAATTAAAAGCAATTAACAGAGATATTGTAAATTTAGAGAAGTTCATTTCAGATGAATATAGACAAAATATCAATAATAAACTAAGTGAAAAACAAAGTGAATTAGAATCTCGTCGACAAAATCAGCCATCAGAAAAATCTAAGCCACAAACAAATAATGATCTTCAGTCTGAGATTGAGAAATTGCAGAAAGAGATTGATTTTTTGGCGGCAAGTATTAAGCAATCAGAAATTCAGTTAACAAAACAGAAAAATCTCAAGGTTCAAATTGATAAAGCCTTTTTAAAATTAGATAAATTTGAGAGAGATTACAAAAATCTTGAAGATGAGTGGGAAAAGGACTGTATTTTGATTGAATTAAAAATTCATGACATTATAAAGCTAGAAATAGACAAGAAGAAACTGGAAACAAAAAAAGAACTATGTCTAAAAACGATTGAAGACATCACTCAAGAATTGAAAGTTAAGCAAAGACAAAAGCTTGATTACGAAGAAAATATCAAATTAAAAAAAGAAACATTAAATGAGCCAGAAAAAAATTATCAGGCTTCCTTAGCACAGTTTCAAGAATGGCAAAACAAAGAAAAAGTTCTCATTGGTTCTTGCGATGAATCTGAGTCAGTTGAATATTATCAGGGATTATTGGATAAAGCCCAAAATATTTTCCCTAGTCAACTGCAAGATGAGAAAAATAAAAGATTAGAGAAATCTAAAGAAATATTCTGTTTTATAGAGAAGTTGGTTAATCTTTATAAAGAATTGTATAAGCCAGTTCAGGATTTTATTGATAGTAATGATTTATTAAAGCAAGAATACAGATTGACTTTTGAAGTCTCGATAATTATCAATAAATTTCATGATAAGTTCTTTGAGTATATCAATCAGAGTGTTAAAGGTACTTTCAGAGGTTCTTCTGAAGGACATACCAAACTTTCTAGCATTATCGAGTCGTCTAAATTCGATCAAGAAGACGATGTTAAAACATTTTTGACAGAAATCATCCATAGGCTTGAGTTTGAGGACAGACACACTGATAAACCTGTAAAGATAGAAAAGCAACTGAAAACTACTAAAAATTTAGAAGATCTCTACAATTTTTTGTTTGCTCTTGAATATCTTGAACCAACATACTCACTTAAGCTTAGTGGGAAGGAAATCAAACAACTTTCCCCTGGTGAGCGAGGTGCTTTACTATTAATTTTCTATCTATTGGTAGACAAGTCTAATATTCCTATCATCATTGATCAACCAGAGCATAACTTAGATGGTGAGTCAGTTTATAGGCTTTTACTCCCATGTGTCAGGGAAGCAAAAACAAGACGGCAAGTTTTTATGGTTACGCACAATCCTAATCTTGCTGTCGTTTGTGATGCTGAACAGGTTATTCATTCGGATATTGACAAGAAAAATGGAAACTTAGTAACTTATACTTCTGGATCGCTTGAAAACCCTGATATCAATCAGAAGGTTATTAACGTCTTAGAAGGTACTCTTCCAGCATTCAAGAACCGTGAGTCAAAATATCGGATTTGA
- a CDS encoding transposase yields MLTFNIDYFKSKPDDITLTTILLDSGYHIEKLTTDLQKVYPEIMTKIRFEISPKVSKQQKAEKGLSGFVVVPTRWVIERSNAWVERCKILVKNFERTLVNATAKLNLCFIRLMLKRIATHEI; encoded by the coding sequence ATGTTAACGTTTAACATTGATTACTTCAAATCGAAGCCAGATGACATTACCCTAACTACGATATTGCTGGATAGTGGTTATCATATCGAAAAATTGACGACTGATTTACAGAAGGTTTATCCTGAGATTATGACTAAGATTAGGTTTGAAATTTCTCCTAAGGTATCAAAGCAACAGAAGGCAGAAAAAGGTCTGTCTGGGTTTGTAGTTGTGCCGACAAGGTGGGTAATTGAAAGGTCAAATGCTTGGGTTGAAAGATGCAAAATCTTAGTTAAGAACTTTGAGAGAACTCTCGTTAATGCTACAGCTAAACTCAATCTTTGCTTTATTCGTTTGATGCTAAAAAGAATTGCTACTCATGAGATATGA
- a CDS encoding transposase, with the protein MLNPYSSSLTDKEWEIIEPLLPKKKQTRPPTWTKRQILDGILYQLKNGCNWRDMPRDLPPFSTVYRYYKEWKDTGTFTAIMEALHSTAREQSKKIKMDNFNHH; encoded by the coding sequence ATGCTAAATCCATACTCAAGTAGCCTAACAGATAAAGAATGGGAAATTATAGAACCATTGCTCCCAAAGAAAAAGCAAACTAGACCGCCAACATGGACAAAAAGACAAATTTTAGACGGCATACTCTACCAACTCAAAAACGGTTGTAATTGGCGAGATATGCCCCGAGACTTACCACCATTCTCTACAGTGTATCGATACTACAAGGAGTGGAAAGATACAGGTACATTTACTGCGATTATGGAAGCTTTGCATTCAACAGCCCGTGAACAGTCAAAAAAAATCAAAATGGACAACTTTAATCATCATTGA
- a CDS encoding type II toxin-antitoxin system VapC family toxin codes for MLTDSSILFAYYSARDDYHGSVCNFFEECSSELITTTACVTEVMYLLSKNYRTQNEFLNDLAQQLYRCIPLIPEDFSRIRELNEQYADLPADFADLSLISISERLNISAIITLDSDFDIYRRYRKQPFERIFLS; via the coding sequence ATTCTTACGGATAGCAGCATTTTGTTCGCATACTACAGTGCTAGAGATGACTACCACGGATCAGTTTGTAACTTCTTTGAAGAATGCTCAAGCGAACTGATTACCACCACAGCTTGCGTAACTGAAGTGATGTATCTATTGAGCAAAAACTATCGCACTCAAAATGAATTCCTCAATGACTTAGCCCAACAACTTTATCGATGTATTCCACTTATACCCGAAGACTTTAGCCGCATTAGAGAACTCAATGAACAATATGCAGACCTACCAGCAGACTTTGCGGATCTATCTCTAATTTCAATCTCTGAAAGACTCAATATTTCCGCAATCATCACATTAGACAGTGATTTTGACATTTACCGTCGTTATCGTAAACAGCCATTTGAACGCATTTTTTTATCATAA